A window from Saccharomyces cerevisiae S288C chromosome XIII, complete sequence encodes these proteins:
- the HFA1 gene encoding acetyl-CoA carboxylase HFA1 (Mitochondrial acetyl-coenzyme A carboxylase; catalyzes production of malonyl-CoA in mitochondrial fatty acid biosynthesis; relocalizes from mitochondrion to cytoplasm upon DNA replication stress; genetic and comparative analysis suggests that translation begins at a non-canonical (Ile) start codon at -372 relative to the annotated start codon), whose translation MRSIRKWAYETFNDEKIIQFVVMATPDDLHANSEYIRMADQYVQVPGGTNNNNYANIDLILDVAEQTDVDAVWAGWGHASENPCLPELLASSQRKILFIGPPGRAMRSLGDKISSTIVAQSAKIPCIPWSGSHIDTIHIDNKTNFVSVPDDVYVRGCCSSPEDALEKAKLIGFPVMIKASEGGGGKGIRRVDNEDDFIALYRQAVNETPGSPMFVMKVVTDARHLEVQLLADQYGTNITLFGRDCSIQRRHQKIIEEAPVTITKPETFQRMERAAIRLGELVGYVSAGTVEYLYSPKDDKFYFLELNPRLQVEHPTTEMISGVNLPATQLQIAMGIPMHMISDIRKLYGLDPTGTSYIDFKNLKRPSPKGHCISCRITSEDPNEGFKPSTGKIHELNFRSSSNVWGYFSVGNNGAIHSFSDSQFGHIFAVGNDRQDAKQNMVLALKDFSIRGEFKTPIEYLIELLETRDFESNNISTGWLDDLILKNLSSDSKLDPTLAIICGAAMKAYVFTEKVRNKYLELLRRGQVPPKDFLKTKFPVDFIFDNNRYLFNVAQSSEEQFILSINKSQCEVNVQKLSSDCLLISVDGKCHTVYWKDDIRGTRLSIDSNTIFLEAELNPTQVISPTPGKLVKYLVRSGDHVFAGQQYAEIEIMKMQMPLVAKSDGVIELLRQPGSIIEAGDVIAKLTLDSPSKANESSLYRGELPVLGPPLIEGSRPNHKLRVLINRLENILNGYHENSGIETTLKELIKILRDGRLPYSEWDSQISTVRNRLPRQLNEGLGNLVKKSVSFPAKELHKLMKRYLEENTNDHVVYVALQPLLKISERYSEGLANHECEIFLKLIKKYYAVEKIFENHDIHEERNLLNLRRKDLTNLKKILCISLSHANVVAKNKLVTAILHEYEPLCQDSSKMSLKFRAVIHDLASLESKWAKEVAVKARSVLLRGIFPPIKKRKEHIKTLLQLHIKDTGAENIHSRNIYSCMRDFGNLIHSNLIQLQDLFFFFGHQDTALSSIASEIYARYAYGNYQLKSIKIHKGAPDLLMSWQFSSLRNYLVNSDGESDEFTKLSKPPSTSGKSSANSFGLLVNMRALESLEKTLDEVYEQIHIPEERLSSGENSLIVNILSPIRYRSENDLIKTLKIKLHENERGLSKLKVNRITFAFIAANAPAVKFYSFDGTTYDEISQIRNMDPSYEAPLELGKMSNYKIRSLPTYDSSIRIFEGISKFTPLDKRFFVRKIINSFMYNDQKTTEENLKAEINAQVVYMLEHLGAVDISNSDLNHIFLSFNTVLNIPVHRLEEIVSTILKTHETRLFQERITDVEICISVECLETKKPAPLRLLISNKSGYVVKIETYYEKIGKNGNLILEPCSEQSHYSQKSLSLPYSVKDWLQPKRYKAQFMGTTYVYDFPGLFHQAAIQQWKRYFPKHKLNDSFFSWVELIEQNGNLIKVNREPGLNNIGMVAFEIMVQTPEYPEGRNMIVISNDITYNIGSFGPREDLFFDRVTNYARERGIPRIYLAANSGAKLGIAEELIPLFRVAWNDPSDPTKGFQYLYLAPKDMQLLKDSGKGNSVVVEHKMVYGEERYIIKAIVGFEEGLGVECLQGSGLIAGATSKAYRDIFTITAVTCRSVGIGSYLVRLGQRTIQVEDKPIILTGASAINKVLGTDIYTSNLQIGGTQIMYKNGIAHLTASNDMKAIEKIMTWLSYVPAKRDMSPPLLETMDRWDRDVDFKPAKQVPYEARWLIEGKWDSNNNFQSGLFDKDSFFETLSGWAKGVIVGRARLGGIPVGVIAVETKTIEEIIPADPANLDSSEFSVKEAGQVWYPNSAFKTAQTINDFNYGEQLPLIILANWRGFSGGQRDMYNEVLKYGSFIVDALVDYKQPILIYIPPFGELRGGSWVVIDPTINPEQMEMYADVESRGGVLEPDGVVSIKYRKEKMIETMIRLDSTYGHLRRTLTEKKLSLEKQNDLTKRLKIRERQLIPIYNQISIQFADLHDRSTRMLVKGVIRNELEWKKSRRFLYWRLRRRLNEGQVIKRLQKKTCDNKTKMKYDDLLKIVQSWYNDLDVNDDRAVVEFIERNSKKIDKNIEEFEISLLIDELKKKFEDRRGNIVLEELTRLVDSKRKR comes from the coding sequence ATGAGATCTATAAGAAAATGGGCGTACGAGACGTtcaatgatgaaaaaatcattcaaTTCGTGGTAATGGCGACACCTGATGATTTACACGCAAATTCGGAGTATATTAGAATGGCAGACCAATATGTGCAGGTACCAGGGggtaccaacaacaacaattaCGCCAACATAGACTTAATACTGGACGTGGCAGAGCAAACGGATGTGGATGCGGTCTGGGCTGGATGGGGCCATGCTTCTGAAAATCCGTGTCTTCCTGAGCTGTTAGCTAGTTcacaaaggaaaatacTATTCATTGGTCCTCCTGGACGCGCTATGAGATCATTGGGTGACAAGATTTCTTCCACTATTGTAGCACAAAGCGCTAAAATCCCGTGTATCCCTTGGTCTGGTTCACATATAGACACTATCCATATCGATAACAAGACGAACTTTGTATCTGTGCCGGATGATGTATATGTAAGGGGATGTTGTTCCTCACCTGAAGATGCTTTAGAAAAGGCTAAATTAATAGGATTTCCTGTAATGATTAAGGCATCCGAAGGTGGTGGAGGTAAGGGCATTAGGCGAGTAGATAATGAGGATGATTTTATTGCATTATATCGCCAAGCAGTGAATGAGACACCTGGGTCGCCTATGTTTGTTATGAAAGTTGTCACTGATGCTCGTCACTTAGAGGTACAGTTATTAGCTGACCAATATGGCACTAACATTACATTGTTTGGGAGAGACTGTTCCATACAAAGGCGGCACCAAAAGATTATAGAAGAGGCACCAGTGACAATAACCAAGCCTGAAACGTTTCAAAGGATGGAACGCGCAGCAATTCGTCTAGGTGAATTGGTAGGTTATGTTTCTGCGGGCACTGTCGAATACTTATATTCACCAAAAGATGATaaattttactttttagaACTGAATCCGAGACTACAAGTAGAGCATCCAACGACAGAAATGATATCTGGCGTAAACCTTCCTGCCACTCAACTGCAAATCGCCATGGGCATTCCTATGCACATGATAAGTGATATCAGAAAACTTTATGGTTTAGATCCAACGGGAACTTCGTATattgattttaaaaatttaaagagaCCCTCGCCAAAAGGCCATTGTATTTCATGCAGGATCACTTCAGAAGATCCTAATGAAGGTTTCAAGCCCTCCACTGGGAAAATACATGAGCTCAATTTTCGTTCTTCTTCCAATGTTTGGGGTTACTTCTCAGTAGGAAATAATGGTGCTATTCACTCATTTTCAGATTCCCAATTTGGGCACATTTTTGCTGTAGGAAACGATAGGCAAGATGCAAAGCAAAACATGGTTTTAGCTCTAAAAGATTTTTCCATCCGAGGAGAATTCAAAACCCCCATAGAGTACCTGATAGAGCTATTAGAAACTCGGGACTTTGAGAGTAATAACATATCGACTGGTTGGTTAGatgatttgattttgaaaaatttatcttCCGATAGCAAACTAGATCCAACGCTCGCTATTATCTGTGGTGCCGCAATGAAAGCATACGTTTTCACAGAAAAGGTGAGGAATAAGTATTTGGAATTATTGCGGAGGGGCCAAGTTCCACCTAAAGATTTTCTTAAAACGAAGTTTCCTGTTGACTTCATTTTCGATAATAATAGATACTTGTTCAATGTTGCTCAATCATCTGAAGAACaatttattctttctatcAATAAGTCTCAATGTGAAGTTaatgttcaaaaattgtCCAGTGACTGCTTGTTGATCTCCGTTGACGGTAAATGCCATACAGTTTATTGGAAGGACGATATCAGAGGTACAAGACTTTCGATAGACTCCAATACCATATTTTTAGAAGCTGAACTCAATCCCACTCAAGTGATCTCTCCAACTCCGGGGAAATTGGTGAAATATTTGGTCCGAAGTGGTGATCACGTTTTTGCTGGACAGCAATATGCAGAAAtagaaataatgaaaatgcaGATGCCACTAGTAGCGAAAAGTGATGGTGTAATTGAGTTACTAAGACAGCCCGGTTCCATAATTGAGGCTGGTGATGTCATCGCAAAATTGACTTTGGATTCGCCGTCCAAAGCTAACGAATCGTCTTTATACCGCGGAGAATTACCTGTTTTAGGTCCACCGCTAATAGAGGGTAGCCGACCAAACCATAAGCTCAGAGTCTTAATAAATAGGTTAGAAAATATTCTCAATggatatcatgaaaacTCTGGAATAGAAACTACTCTAAAAGagttgataaaaatattgagaGATGGTAGGCTTCCTTATTCAGAATGGGATTCCCAAATTTCTACGGTACGCAATAGACTACCAAGGCAATTGAATGAGGGGCTGGGAAATCTAGTCAAGaaatctgtttcttttcctgcAAAGGAACTGCACAAATTAATGAAGCGCTActtggaagaaaatacaaatgATCATGTAGTTTATGTTGCCTTACAGCCACTTCTTAAAATTAGTGAAAGGTATAGCGAAGGTTTAGCTAATCACGAAtgtgaaatttttttaaagttgATTAAAAAGTACTATGCTGttgagaaaatttttgaaaatcatgATATAcatgaagaaagaaacttactAAATCTGCGGAGGAAAGACCTTacaaacttgaaaaaaattttgtgcATAAGTTTATCGCATGCTAACGTAGTCGCAAAGAACAAGTTAGTAACTGCAATATTGCATGAATACGAGCCATTGTGCCAGGATTCCTCTAAGATGTCTTTAAAATTCAGGGCTGTTATACATGATTTGGCAAGTTTGGAATCTAAGTGGGCTAAAGAGGTTGCTGTAAAGGCAAGATCAGTGCTACTCAGAGGGATTTTCCCTCccataaagaaaagaaaagagcaTATTAAAACTCTCCTGCAATTGCACATAAAGGATACTGGTGCCGAAAACATTCACAGCAGGAACATATATTCCTGTATGAGGGATTTTGGTAATTTAATACATTCAAATCTGATACAACTTCAGgatttgttctttttttttggccaTCAAGATACGGCTCTTTCCAGTATAGCATCTGAAATTTATGCAAGGTATGCCTACGGCAATTATCAATTAAAAAGTATTAAGATTCATAAAGGAGCGCCTGATTTACTAATGTCATGGCAATTCAGCTCATTAAGAAATTATTTAGTCAATTCTGATGGTGAGAGTGATGAGTTTACAAAACTTTCTAAACCTCCCTCAACATCAGGTAAGAGCTCAGCAAATAGTTTTGGTCTTCTTGTCAACATGCGTGCGCTTGAATCTCTGGAAAAGACATTAGACGAGGTATACGAACAAATTCATATTCCTGAGGAAAGACTTTCCAGCGGAGAGAACTCTCTTATTGTTAATATTTTATCTCCTATTCGTTACAGAAGTGAAAATGATCTAAttaaaactttaaaaattAAACTTCATGAAAATGAGAGAGGTCTATCCAAGCTCAAGGTTAATCGTATTACATTTGCATTTATCGCCGCGAATGCGCCCGCTGTTAAATTTTACTCCTTTGATGGAACTACGTACGATGAAATCTCtcaaataagaaatatgGATCCATCCTATGAAGCACCGTTAGAGTTAGGAAAAATGTCGAACTATAAAATCAGATCACTACCTACATACGATAGTAGTATACGCATTTTTGAAGGTATTAGCAAATTTACGCCGCTAGATAAAAGGTTCTTTGTCAGGAAAATCATAAATTCCTTCATGTATAATGATCAAAAAACAACCGAAGAAAACTTGAAAGCGGAAATCAATGCTCAAGTGGTTTATATGTTAGAACATCTAGGAGCAGTTGACATCTCAAATTCAGACTTgaatcatatttttttaagttTCAATACAGTTCTTAACATACCAGTACATCGTCTCGAGGAAATTGTGAGTACAATTCTAAAGACTCACGAAACCAGATTGTTTCAAGAAAGAATCACAGATGTAGAAATTTGCATCTCTGTTGAGTGCCtagaaacaaagaagcCAGCCCCGCTTAGATTACTTATTTCTAATAAATCTGGGTATGTGGTAAAAATTGAGACATATTACGAAAAGATAGGGAAAAATGGGAATCTGATTTTGGAACCGTGTAGTGAGCAGAGCCATTATAGCCAGAAATCTCTCTCTCTTCCTTACTCGGTCAAGGATTGGCTACAACCTAAAAGGTACAAAGCTCAATTCATGGGTACAACATATGTGTACGATTTCCCAGGTCTGTTTCATCAAGCTGCAATCCAACAGTGGAAAAGGTATTTTCCAAAACATAAGCTGAATGACAGTTTTTTTAGTTGGGTTGAATTGATAGAACAAAACGGTAatttaataaaagtaaaCAGGGAGCCAGGCCTTAATAATATAGGGATGGTTGCTTTTGAGATTATGGTTCAGACACCTGAATATCCTGAAGGGCGTAACATGATCGTGATTTCTAATGATATTACCTACAATATTGGATCTTTTGGACCGAGAGaagatttgttttttgataGGGTCACAAATTATGCAAGAGAGAGAGGGATCCCGAGGATATACTTGGCGGCGAATTCAGGAGCTAAATTGGGTATAGCCGAAGAGCTGATCCCTCTATTTCGTGTAGCATGGAATGACCCCTCTGATCCAACAAAGGGTTTCCAGTACTTATACTTAGCTCCAAAAGACATGCAGCTACTGAAAGATTCTGGGAAAGGAAATTCGGTTGTTGTTGAACACAAGATGGTATACGGTGAAGAGagatatattattaaaGCAATAGTCGGATTCGAAGAGGGTTTAGGTGTTGAATGTTTACAGGGCTCGGGTTTAATTGCTGGTGCCACTTCGAAAGCGTATAGAGACATTTTCACTATTACTGCTGTTACTTGTCGGTCCGTTGGTATAGGTTCCTATCTGGTCAGACTAGGACAACGTACTATTCAGGTGGAGGATAAGCCTATCATACTGACGGGTGCATCGGCGATTAATAAAGTTTTGGGTACCGATATCTATACATCTAACCTACAAATTGGCGGAACCCAAATCATGTATAAAAACGGAATAGCGCATTTAACAGCCAGTAATGATATGAAAGCCAtcgaaaaaataatgacatGGTTATCATATGTCCCGGCGAAAAGAGATATGAGTCCTCCACTTCTTGAAACTATGGATAGATGGGATAGGGATGTAGACTTCAAACCTGCCAAGCAAGTGCCATATGAGGCAAGGTGGTTGATAGAGGGTAAATGGGACTCAAATAACAACTTCCAGTCAGGCCTATTTGATAAGGATTCGTTTTTTGAGACATTATCTGGATGGGCCAAAGGTGTAATAGTTGGAAGAGCACGTCTTGGAGGTATTCCCGTGGGTGTTATTGCGGTAGAAACTAAGACTATCGAAGAAATAATCCCCGCTGACCCAGCTAATCTGGATTCTTCAGAGTTTTCCGTTAAAGAAGCAGGACAGGTGTGGTATCCAAATTCCGCGTTCAAAACAGCTCAAACTATAAATGATTTTAACTATGGTGAGCAATTACCATTGATTATCTTAGCCAATTGGAGGGGATTTTCTGGCGGTCAAAGGGATATGTACAATGAAGTACTAAAGTACGGGTCTTTTATTGTTGACGCTCTGGTTGACTACAAACAACCCATACTGATATACATTCCGCCCTTTGGTGAATTAAGGGGCGGATCATGGGTTGTTATAGATCCAACTATTAATCCTGAACAAATGGAAATGTATGCCGATGTTGAATCTAGGGGAGGTGTGTTAGAACCTGACGGAGTAGTTAGCATAAAATACCGTAAGGAGAAAATGATAGAGACGATGATTCGATTAGACTCCACATATGGACATTTGAGAAGAACGttgacagaaaaaaagttatctttggaaaaacaaaatgatCTTACGAAGAGATTGAAAATAAGAGAGAGACAGTTGATACCAATTTACAATCAAATCAGCATACAGTTTGCAGATTTACATGATAGATCGACTAGGATGCTAGTTAAAGGAGTAATCCGAAATGAGTTGGAATGGAAAAAGTCACGCAGATTTTTATATTGGAGACTGAGAAGGAGGTTGAACGAGGGACAAGTGATCAAAAGactgcaaaaaaaaacatgtGATAACAAAACGAAAATGAAGTACGACGACCTGTTGAAAATAGTTCAGTCATGGTATAACGATCTGGATGTTAATGATGACAGAGCAGTAGTGGAGTTCATAGAAAGaaattcgaaaaaaattgacaaGAACATTGAAGAGTTTGAGATCTCGCTGTTGATCGATGAGcttaagaaaaaatttgaagacaGAAGGGGAAACATTGTCCTTGAAGAGCTAACTAGGTTGGTGGACAGTAAGCGAAAGAGATAG
- a CDS encoding uncharacterized protein (hypothetical protein; not an essential gene; YMR206W has a paralog, YNR014W, that arose from the whole genome duplication) — MLSSSSNRPISAHLTIHYKAIQEEEGEDMRSGAGSGGHHDDYFLESNRSPTPNKKHEFIKTVLNINDNDSEFSESCSPREKLHNEGACNTDLFGDFMSKRQQRLSNSMNIYDLYQCVHNLSPSNNNHQFIARRFSDSHIPSLHHRQQQQKVTTKNFVQPTKDIQRIASYAADSDQRVKYLPNYHQSAPSTALSAAESKAAVPRKLPDRDSTQNYVLKLQLSSPNSQPMSPRTRPGYRPSCSSSNCSSSSSSSACSSVSISDPNNITAYETNNVNPQFPSNQPLDISSPCARHHHRRNSIAVKFDKALYKKTTG, encoded by the coding sequence ATGCTGAGTAGCAGTAGCAATAGACCCATATCTGCCCATCTAACCATCCATTACAAGGCTATTCAGGAGGAAGAGGGGGAGGATATGAGAAGCGGTGCCGGAAGTGGTGGCCATCATGACGACTATTTTCTGGAGAGTAACAGATCTCCCACTCCTAATAAGAAACATGAGTTCATTAAAACGGTGCTCAATATCAACGATAACGACTCTGAATTTTCGGAATCGTGCTCACCAAGAGAGAAGTTACATAACGAGGGGGCTTGTAATACAGACCTGTTCGGGGACTTCATGTCTAAAAGACAACAGAGGCTGTCTAATTCTATGAACATTTACGACCTTTATCAGTGTGTACATAACCTGTCGCCtagcaacaacaaccatCAGTTCATAGCAAGAAGGTTCAGCGATTCTCATATTCCCTCCTTGCATCACCGCCAGCAGCAACAGAAGGTAACAACAAAAAACTTTGTACAGCCCACGAAGGACATTCAAAGGATCGCCTCGTACGCTGCGGATTCAGACCAGAGAGTCAAGTATTTACCAAACTATCATCAGTCTGCTCCTTCTACTGCACTGTCTGCGGCTGAATCGAAAGCGGCTGTACCAAGAAAGCTCCCTGACAGAGACAGTACACAAAATTACGTACTAAAATTGCAACTCTCGTCACCCAACTCTCAACCAATGTCACCAAGGACTCGCCCGGGCTACCGCCCCTCTTGctcttcttccaattgctcgtcatcttcctcatcatcaGCATGTTCATCCGTTTCCATCTCAGATCCGAACAACATAACAGCATACGAAACGAATAATGTCAACCCTCAGTTCCCCAGTAACCAGCCATTAGATATTTCTAGTCCTTGTGCAAGGCATCACCATAGAAGAAATTCTATTGCTGTAAAATTTGACAAGGCTTTATATAAGAAAACAACAGGATAG